Below is a window of Stappia sp. DNA.
ACGCTCGACGACGGCATGGCCTGGACGAAGAGCGGGCTCGCCCATGCCGCCGGCGTCAGCCCCTCGGTGATCGACGGGCTCGTGGCGCAGGGCACGCTCGAGGTGGTGTCGATGCCCGCCCGCCCGCCGTTGCCCGCGCCCGATCCGGACTTCGCGCCACCGGTGCTCACGCCGGCGCAGGAAACGGCGGCCGCGCGGCTGCGGGAGGGAATCGGATCCGCCTTCCGGACGTTCCTGCTCGACGGCGTGACCGGCTCGGGCAAGACGGAGGTCTATTTCGAGGCGGTGGCGGCCGCGCTTCAGGCCGGCCGGCAGGCGCTGGTGCTGATCCCCGAGATCGCGCTGACCACGGCGTTTCTGGAGCGATTCGAACAGCGCTTCGCCACACGACCGGCCGAATGGCATTCGCAGATCACGCCCAAGGCCCGCGCCCGCATCTGGCGCGGCGTGACCACCGGCGATGTCCGCGTCGTCGTGGGGGCGCGCTCCGCGTTGTTCCTGCCCTTTCGCGAGCTCGGCCTGATCGTCGTCGACGAGGAGCACGACGGCGCCTACAAGCAGGACGACCGGGTGCCCTACAACGCCCGCGACATGGCGGTGGTGCGTGGACATCTCGCCGGGTTTCCGGTGGTGCTCGCCTCCGCGACGCCCTCGGTCGAGAGCCAGGTCAACGCGCTCACGGGGCGCTACGAGCGGCTCGAACTGCCCGAGCGCGCCAGCGGCGCACCCATGCCCGAAATCTCCGTCATCGACCTCAGGCTCGACCGTCCCGAGCGCGGCCAGTTCCTGGCCCCGCCGCTGCGCTCGGCCATCGCCGAGACGGTCGCCGGCGGCGGGCAGGCGCTGTTGTTTCTCAACCGGCGCGGCTATGCGCCGCTGACCCTGTGCCGCTCCTGCGGTCACCGCTTCCAGTGCCCCAATTGCAGCGCCTGGCTGGTCGAGCACCGCTTTCAGGGCCGTCTCGTGTGTCACCATTGCGGTCACGCCGAGCCGGCGCCCGACCATTGCCCGGCCTGCGGCGACACCCAGTCGCTGGTTGCCTGCGGTCCCGGTGTCGAGCGGATCGCGGAAGAGGTCGCCGACGCCTTTCCGGAAGCGCGCGTGCTGGTGCTCTCCTCCGACATCCAGGGCGGCACGGAGCGCATGCGCCGGGAGATCCGGGTGATCGCGGAGGGCGGCGCGGATATCGTCGTCGGCACGCAACTGGTCGCCAAGGGGCACAATTTCCCGCTGATGCGGCTGGTCGGCGTGGTCGACGCCGATCTTGGCCTTGCCCATGGCGACCCGCGCGCGGCCGAGCGCACCTTCCAGCTGCTCGCCCAGGTGACCGGGCGCGCCGGGCGCATCGGCGGTGGCGGTCGGGGGCTGCTGCAGACCCATGCGCCGGAGCATCCGGTGATCCGCGCGCTCGCCTCCGGCGACCGCAACGCCTTCTACGAGGCGGAGATCGCCGCCCGCCGCGCCGCCGGGCTG
It encodes the following:
- a CDS encoding primosomal protein N' gives rise to the protein MTASRPPPKVQTPERQTPATSRTPGTPAAADLFGAPHPQAPEGGPPTCVQVLLPVAIGAAYTYRVPPGVCVRPGSIVRVPLGPREVIGAVWSLEAPEGAAPARLKDILHVYDDTPPLADDLRALVDWVANWTLAAPGMVLRMVLRSPEALEPEAPVPGVRRVEGAPLPGRATPARKRVLETLDDGMAWTKSGLAHAAGVSPSVIDGLVAQGTLEVVSMPARPPLPAPDPDFAPPVLTPAQETAAARLREGIGSAFRTFLLDGVTGSGKTEVYFEAVAAALQAGRQALVLIPEIALTTAFLERFEQRFATRPAEWHSQITPKARARIWRGVTTGDVRVVVGARSALFLPFRELGLIVVDEEHDGAYKQDDRVPYNARDMAVVRGHLAGFPVVLASATPSVESQVNALTGRYERLELPERASGAPMPEISVIDLRLDRPERGQFLAPPLRSAIAETVAGGGQALLFLNRRGYAPLTLCRSCGHRFQCPNCSAWLVEHRFQGRLVCHHCGHAEPAPDHCPACGDTQSLVACGPGVERIAEEVADAFPEARVLVLSSDIQGGTERMRREIRVIAEGGADIVVGTQLVAKGHNFPLMRLVGVVDADLGLAHGDPRAAERTFQLLAQVTGRAGRIGGGGRGLLQTHAPEHPVIRALASGDRNAFYEAEIAARRAAGLPPFGRLAALIVSGPDKAAALAHAQALARAAPHVGELTILGPAEAALALVRGRYRFRLLAMAPRAFDLQGHLRAWLTAAPRPRGQIRVQVDIDPQSFL